The proteins below are encoded in one region of Aeromonas veronii:
- a CDS encoding GNAT family N-acetyltransferase: MEIVIDRLDGPEIAAFLQAHLDDMRAVSPPESKHALDLDGLRAPAITFWSAYDEQTLVGCGAIKELDADGGEIKSMRVHGAARGRGVGSAILQHLIAIARGRGYRTLKLETGAMAFFTPAHGLYRKHGFVDCEPFGDYQPDPNSLFMALTIEQ, translated from the coding sequence ATGGAAATCGTCATCGACAGGCTCGACGGCCCCGAGATCGCCGCTTTTTTGCAGGCCCATCTGGATGACATGCGCGCCGTCTCGCCGCCAGAGAGCAAGCATGCGCTGGATCTCGACGGGCTCAGGGCGCCGGCCATCACCTTCTGGTCCGCCTATGACGAGCAGACCCTGGTAGGCTGCGGCGCCATCAAGGAGCTTGACGCCGACGGCGGGGAGATCAAATCCATGCGGGTGCACGGCGCAGCCAGGGGCAGGGGAGTGGGTTCGGCCATCTTGCAGCACCTGATTGCCATCGCGCGGGGCAGGGGCTATCGCACGCTGAAGCTGGAAACCGGCGCCATGGCCTTCTTCACCCCGGCCCATGGCCTCTATCGCAAGCACGGCTTTGTGGACTGCGAGCCCTTCGGGGATTACCAGCC